From Triticum urartu cultivar G1812 chromosome 2, Tu2.1, whole genome shotgun sequence, a single genomic window includes:
- the LOC125541508 gene encoding glycerophosphodiester phosphodiesterase GDPD2-like, with product MAQPKAVRAAAVPDIAAQLDLASACINGAESMMAAPAAGGRPPLVVVGHRGKGMNALASPDERLREVKENSVRSFNDAARVAGVGYVEFDVQVTKDGCPVVFHDNFIFTEQDGKICGKRVTDLPLVEFLSYGPQKDQDKVGRPLLRKLKDGRILRWDVRSDEPLCTLREAFEGVDTRVGFNVELKFDDDLVYQEEELAGVLQAILKVVFEHAKDRPVIFSSFQPDAAQLMRRLQDQYPVYFLTVGGTQLHADARRNSLEEAVRLCRAGGLQGIVSEARAVFRHPSAVARVKESDLSLLTYGQLNNVPEAVYMQHLMGVDGVIVDLVQEIAEAVSEFAAVVAPEPSPEEGQAGRLGPDRAAPAKKTPNFSQREISFLLRLIPELVQ from the exons ATGGCCCAGCCCAAAGCCGTGCGCGCCGCCGCCGTGCCGGACATCGCCGCGCAGCTCGACCTCGCCTCCGCGTGCATCAACG GCGCCGAGTCGATGATGGCGGCGCCGGCTGCCGGGGGGAGGCCGCCGCTGGTGGTGGTCGGCCACCGTGGGAAGGGGATGAACGCGCTGGCGTCCCCGGACGAGCGGCTGCGCGAGGTGAAGGAGAACTCGGTGCGGTCCTTCAACGACGCCGCGCGCGTCGCCGGCGTCGGCTACGTCGAGTTCGACGTCCAG GTGACCAAAGATGGCTGCCCGGTCGTCTTCCACGACAATTTTATCTTCACCGAACAAGAT GGCAAAATCTGCGGGAAGCGCGTCACTGATCTTCCACTGGTCGAGTTCCTCTCCTACGGCCCTCAGAAGGACCAGGACAAG GTCGGGAGGCCATTGCTGCGGAAGCTCAAGGACGGCAGGATACTGAGGTGGGACGTGCGTTCCGACGAACCCCTCTGCACGCTGCGGGAGGCGTTCGAGGGCGTCGACACGCGCGTCGGCTTCAATGTCGAGCTCAAGTTTGACGATGATCTCGTGTACCAGGAggaggagctcgccggcgtcCTGCAAGCCATCCTAAAG GTTGTTTTTGAGCATGCCAAGGACAGGCCCGTCATTTTCTCCAGCTTCCAGCCCGACGCCGCGCAGCTTATGCGAAGACTGCAAGACCAGTACCCT GTTTACTTCCTGACGGTTGGAGGGACGCAGCTCCACGCCGACGCACGGCGGAACTCGCTGGAGGAGGCTGTCAGGCTGTGCCGCGCCGGCGGCCTGCAGGGCATCGTGTCGGAGGCCAGGGCGGTGTTCCGGCACCCGTCGGCGGTAGCCAGGGTCAAGGAGTCCGATCTCTCCCTGCTCACCTACGGGCAGCTCAA CAACGTGCCGGAGGCGGTGTACATGCAGCACCTGATGGGGGTGGACGGCGTGATCGTCGACCTGGTGCAGGAGATCGCCGAGGCCGTCTCGGAGTTCGCGGCCGTGGTGGCGCCGGAGCCCAGCCCCGAAGAAGGCCAGGCCGGGAGGTTGGGACCGGATAGGGCTGCGCCGGCGAAGAAGACGCCCAACTTCTCGCAGCGGGAGATTTCCTTCCTGCTGAGGCTCATACCCGAGCTCGTACAGTAG